Part of the Sulfitobacter donghicola DSW-25 = KCTC 12864 = JCM 14565 genome, GCAAATCCCGCAAGCGCACCATCGCAGCCTCAAAGCTGTTCAAACTCACACCCGCATTTACCGCCATCCTGACCGCATGGGGCGTTTGGCTATGACGCGCTGCAAATTCCTCGGCGGCGCGAATGCGCACGCCGCGCGTTTCGGCAGCACGACAAAACGCGCTGGCCCTCCACCCATCCGGCAAAGTCAGCCAGACAAAAGGCACATCTTCGCGCCAGCTCAGGTCATAGGCACCTAGAACATTTACAGCGGCCTTGACGTAATCGCTAACCCCTTGGCGCGTGCGTTCCATAATCCCGTCGATCTGGGGGTGCACAAGCAGGCTGGCCACCAGATCCGTTATCGGTGTCGCCAATCCGAAATAACCATGCTCGGCTGTGCGATGCAGCGCAGCGGTTTGATCCTTTGGCGCGATGGCACAACCGACCCGCAAAGCAGGCGTGATCGACTTACTCAGGGACGAAACATACCAGCCCCGCTCAGGCGCTAACTGTCGATACCCCGGTGCTTGGGCTGTTCCGATGCGGTAACAGTCATCCTCAAGGATTTGCAGATCAAACTTGCGGGCCACTGCGACAATGTCGATCCGCCGCTCTAGAGAGCTATAGCCGCAGGTGGGGCTGTGCACTTCGGGTGAGGTACATACAATTTGCGCCTCTGGGTATCTTTCGGACGCTGCCGCCAAGGAGACAGGGCACAGACCGTCCCCATCCATAGCGATCGACACAACATCCGCCCTGAGCCCCGCCGCCGCACGCCGAAAACCAGGATAGCTTAGCTCTTCTACAAAAATAACAGGTCGCCTGCCCTTTAGGATGGTCTGAAACACTAAGGAAATAGCATTCTGCCCACCGTGAGACAGGACAATATCTGCCTCACTAAAGGGGCCGATGGGCGTATCCCACAGCCAACGGACCATCCCTTCGCGCGCTGCTTTTGCGCCGCGACGGGATGGGTAATGCATCATGCCCGATGGCGGCTCTTTTGCGACCTCGGCCAAAAGCTGGCGGATCAATCTGGATTGCCCCCCGTTGGGCAAATGGGGCGAGAAAAGATTAACGTCAAAGTTATCGCCGCCTGTCAGATGTTCGATGACATCCATTTCCATTAGGTTCAGCGGCGGCTCGGCGGTGGCGGGTGCGGCAACAAACGTTCCACGCCCGACTTCGGCCCGCAAGACCCCCTCATCCGTCAAAACGGTATAGGCCCGCGCAACAGTGCCAGGCGTCATACCCAAGGTCCAGCCCAGCTCCCGCACGGGCGGCAGCTTTTCCCCTGCGGATAAAGCACCGGATGCGATTGCCTCACGGATCGCTTGAACGACCGCGCGGTACTTTGGCTTGATATCAGGATCGAGAGCAGGCGCCCAAATTGTATCCATTACAATATTTCCGTAGATTACTGAGGTCTCTTATTGTACCAAACACTCATGGCAAACACGCCACATTGTGTCAATACAATTAAATAGGAGATTTTCCCATGACACACGCAGCGATCCTGACAAACGATGCCCTCGCGGTTCTGAACTCTACGCGCAGCCTTCCGCTGATCGCAGTTCTTAGCGTCAAGTTTGCAGCCTGCGTGACAAAATGGGCAACCCGACGTCGCACACGCCTGACGCTAGATCAACTAGACGCATGGCAATTGGAAGACGTGGGAATAACACCGGCGGCGGCTCGTTCCGAGGCACGCAAGGTGTTCTGGAGGGCGTGACATCCCCGTGACGCAGTCCAGACCTCTTCACTTGGGCAGGGTTTTCCCTGCCCTTTTTTGATACAATGCCGAAACAATTCTGAAATAATTCAGAAACATTTCGACACAATCTGGAAATTAGGGCCGAACCCCTAGCTCACCTTTTGAGGCGGGATCGCATAGGTCATTGTGGCCTGCGCAACGGGGTCTTCCTGCCCTTCGGAATAGACCAAAACATGAGACACCGACAACTGGCGGCCCAGCTTTAGCAGCTTTGCAGTTGCGATCAGGTCAACGCCGGAAACCGGCTTGCGCATAAAGTCCATGGAACAACTTGTTGTAACCGCCAAGGCCTTTGGCCCGATCATGGCCAAGGTCACAATATAGGCCGAAACATCCGCCAGCGCGAACATAGACGGGCCAGATACGGTGCCTCCCGGACGTAGGTGTTGTTCCTTGATTTTCATCCGCATGGTCACCTCATTGGGTTTGACCTCTTCTACGTTGAAATCATCAGCGACCTGTTCAAACACTTGTCGCATAAACGCCATCAGCTCTGGCGCCTGCATTACCACTTCACGTGATCCAGCCATACTTGTCCTCCCTATCCTCTTGCGACTAGAGTTGCTGGAACAGGGGGAGCGCGCAAGATGGCAATTTTGGAAGTAACGCAACGGGACGCAGTCACACATCTGACGATGAACAGCCCCGAACGGTTGAACGCGCTCAGCGATGAAATGCTGGCCGCGCTTCAGGAAACGCTGGACCAGCTGGCCGATGACCCGACGTGCCGTGTCATTACCCTATCGGGTGAAGGCAAGGCATTCTGCGCAGGCCACGATCTGCGCCAGATGCAGGCCATGCGCCAAAACGAAGATGCAGGTGCCGCCGGATTTGCGGATCTGTTTGCCCGTTGCACCAATGTGATGACCCGCATCCAAACCATGCCCCAGCCAGTGATCGCCCAGATCCACGGCATCGCAACTGCCGCCGGTTGCCAGCTGGTTGCGACCTGCGACATGGCTGTCGCCGCCGAGGGCACGCGGTTTGGGGTGAACGGCGTCAACATTGGCCTTTTCTGCTCGACCCCGATGGTCGCCCTTAGCCGCAACATTGCGCCCAAAAAAGCGTTTGAAATGCTAACCACAGGTGATTTCATTTCTGCTGAACGCGCCGAAGAGCTTGGCCTGATCAACCGTGTGGTCGCACCAGAAGACCTCGCCAAAGAAACCGCCGCCCTCGCGGATCAAATCGCCGGAAAACTGGGCGCTGCGGTCAAAATCGGCAAACGCGCCTTTTACGAACAACTAGGCATGCCCACCCAAGAGGCCTACGATTACACAGGCCAGATCATGGTTGAAAACCTCGGCTATGGTGACACCCAAGAAGGCATGCAGGCATTCATCGAAAAGCGCGCACCTGATTGGAAACAATGACTGTTTCGCCTTTCACAACGGTGTTTTTCCATTCGGATAGTCGATTGAATTCATAAAATGCGATACGAACCTCACGAAATCGTGAGGAGTCGTGAGATGATGAAACTGTCGCTGGGAACCCTTTGTGCCGGACTGCTTGGCAGTGCGGCTGTTTTTGCCGGCCCGCTGCCCTCGCCGGTTCAAGATGATGATTTTCATCAGTTCCCTACCGAGCTGATCGAACTGGGTCGCGATCTATTCTTTGACCCGATCCTGTCAGGCAACAAGAACATCGCCTGCGCTACCTGCCACCACCCGACCCTTGGGACGTCTGATGCCATGTCATTGTCCGTTGGCGAAGGGGGCCTTGGTCTGGGTGAGGAACGGCAGGTTGTCAAAAGCAACATGCCCAAAGGGCGCATTCCGCGAAATGCTCCGGCCCTATTCAACCTAGGCGCACGTGAGTTTTCCGTCATGTTCCATGATGGCCGCACCGCCAAGGACCGCAAGGCGATGTTTGGCATCCGCATGCCCGATGGGCGCACGCTGGAGCGTCCGATGCCCTCTGCATTGGCTGCCCAAAACATTCTGCCCATCCTTTCACCAGATGAGATGGCCGGCCACCCCGGCGAAAACCCTATTGCCGACGCCGTCGAAGCCGAACGCATCCTAGGGCCCAACGGCGCTTGGGATCTTTTGGCGAAACGCGTCAAAGGCATTCCCGAATATACCGAGCGTTTTGAGGATCTTGGCACCAAGGATATCCACATCACCGACATTGGCACCGCCTTGTCTGCCTTTATCGGATCTGAGTTTCGCGCAACGAACAGCCCGTTCGACCGTTACCTTCAGGGCGAAGAATCCCTAACGCAAGCCGAACTAGAAGGGATGGACCTGTTTTACGGAAAGGCGCGTTGTTCGACCTGCCACTCTGGCGCGTTCCAAACCGATCATGACTTTCACGCGATTGGCCTTCCCCAGCTTGGGCCAGGAAAAGACACCCATGCCGCCTATGCCGACACCGGCCTTGGTATGGTGACGGGCATTGCGGATGACATGTACCGCTTTCGCACCCCGACCCTTAGGAATGTGACCCAATCCGGCCCATATGGCCACAACGGCGCTTATGCTGATCTAGAAGATATCGTGCGCCACCATTTGGACGCTGTTAAAGGTCTGGCGAAATATGATCGCAACAAACCGGTTCTGACAGAAAATGTGGATGTAAACGACTGGGACGCAATGGACGACTTTGAAGAGGTCATGCGCATCGCCGAAGCGATCGAGATCAGTGACGTCGCCCTTGAGCAAGCCGAAATTGACAAGATTATGGCGTTCCTTGGCGCGTTAACGGATGAAACCGTTGGCCAGAATGGCCTTGGCGTGCCCGCCTCGGTGCCCTCTGGTTTGCCCATGGATATTGTGTCGCCACCGTCCTAACCACCTTTAAAATATGAACGAAACAAAACCTCGGCGCCATCGGTAGCCGAGGTTTTTTTATGGCTGAGGATACTGTTGCGAATTCGGAACCTCACTGTTGCAAAACTACGTCTGGCAAATTGGGCAGCAATAAGGCATAAATAGGACATGGCACATAGAGCTGCCCAATTTTG contains:
- a CDS encoding PLP-dependent aminotransferase family protein — translated: MDTIWAPALDPDIKPKYRAVVQAIREAIASGALSAGEKLPPVRELGWTLGMTPGTVARAYTVLTDEGVLRAEVGRGTFVAAPATAEPPLNLMEMDVIEHLTGGDNFDVNLFSPHLPNGGQSRLIRQLLAEVAKEPPSGMMHYPSRRGAKAAREGMVRWLWDTPIGPFSEADIVLSHGGQNAISLVFQTILKGRRPVIFVEELSYPGFRRAAAGLRADVVSIAMDGDGLCPVSLAAASERYPEAQIVCTSPEVHSPTCGYSSLERRIDIVAVARKFDLQILEDDCYRIGTAQAPGYRQLAPERGWYVSSLSKSITPALRVGCAIAPKDQTAALHRTAEHGYFGLATPITDLVASLLVHPQIDGIMERTRQGVSDYVKAAVNVLGAYDLSWREDVPFVWLTLPDGWRASAFCRAAETRGVRIRAAEEFAARHSQTPHAVRMAVNAGVSLNSFEAAMVRLRDLLDNPMDEISV
- a CDS encoding DUF1127 domain-containing protein — protein: MTHAAILTNDALAVLNSTRSLPLIAVLSVKFAACVTKWATRRRTRLTLDQLDAWQLEDVGITPAAARSEARKVFWRA
- a CDS encoding PaaI family thioesterase; translation: MAGSREVVMQAPELMAFMRQVFEQVADDFNVEEVKPNEVTMRMKIKEQHLRPGGTVSGPSMFALADVSAYIVTLAMIGPKALAVTTSCSMDFMRKPVSGVDLIATAKLLKLGRQLSVSHVLVYSEGQEDPVAQATMTYAIPPQKVS
- a CDS encoding enoyl-CoA hydratase, translating into MAILEVTQRDAVTHLTMNSPERLNALSDEMLAALQETLDQLADDPTCRVITLSGEGKAFCAGHDLRQMQAMRQNEDAGAAGFADLFARCTNVMTRIQTMPQPVIAQIHGIATAAGCQLVATCDMAVAAEGTRFGVNGVNIGLFCSTPMVALSRNIAPKKAFEMLTTGDFISAERAEELGLINRVVAPEDLAKETAALADQIAGKLGAAVKIGKRAFYEQLGMPTQEAYDYTGQIMVENLGYGDTQEGMQAFIEKRAPDWKQ
- a CDS encoding cytochrome-c peroxidase, whose translation is MMKLSLGTLCAGLLGSAAVFAGPLPSPVQDDDFHQFPTELIELGRDLFFDPILSGNKNIACATCHHPTLGTSDAMSLSVGEGGLGLGEERQVVKSNMPKGRIPRNAPALFNLGAREFSVMFHDGRTAKDRKAMFGIRMPDGRTLERPMPSALAAQNILPILSPDEMAGHPGENPIADAVEAERILGPNGAWDLLAKRVKGIPEYTERFEDLGTKDIHITDIGTALSAFIGSEFRATNSPFDRYLQGEESLTQAELEGMDLFYGKARCSTCHSGAFQTDHDFHAIGLPQLGPGKDTHAAYADTGLGMVTGIADDMYRFRTPTLRNVTQSGPYGHNGAYADLEDIVRHHLDAVKGLAKYDRNKPVLTENVDVNDWDAMDDFEEVMRIAEAIEISDVALEQAEIDKIMAFLGALTDETVGQNGLGVPASVPSGLPMDIVSPPS